The following proteins are encoded in a genomic region of Oncorhynchus kisutch isolate 150728-3 linkage group LG6, Okis_V2, whole genome shotgun sequence:
- the LOC109893218 gene encoding interferon a3 isoform X1, with protein sequence MYTIQSWTCIFLIICSMQSVCHCCDWIRHHYGHLSAEYLSLLDQMGGDITKQNAPVLFPTSLYRHIDDAEFEDKVRFLKETIYQITKLFDGNMKSVTWDKKNLDDFLNILERQLENLNSCVSPAMKPERRLKHYFKKLNRKVLRKMNYSAQAWELIRKETKRHLQRLDILAGQMY encoded by the exons ATGTATACAATACAGAGTTGGACGTGCATTTTTCTTATTATTTGCAGTATGCAGAGCGTGTGTCATTGCTGTGACTGGATCCGACACCACTACGGTCACTTGAGCGCAGAATACCTTTCCCTGCTGGACCAGATG GGAGGAGATATCACAAAGCAGAATGCCCCTGTCCTTTTCCCAACATCACTTTACAGACACATAGATGATGCCGAG TTTGAGGACAAAGTCAGATTCCTGAAAGAGACCATCTATCAAATCACAAAACTGTTTGATGGGAATATGAAATCTGTCACCTGGGACAAGAAAAACCTGGACGATTTCCTCAACATTCTAGAACGCCAATTGGAGAACCTTAATTCCTGT GTATCACCTGCCATGAAACCTGAGAGGAGACTGAAACACTACTTCAAGAAGTTGAATAGGAAGGTTCTGAGAAAAATG AACTACAGTGCACAGGCGTGGGAGCTCATCAGGAAAGAGACGAAACGTCATCTGCAAAGATTGGATATCCTTGCAGGACAGATGTACTGA
- the LOC109893218 gene encoding interferon a3 isoform X3: MQSVCHCCDWIRHHYGHLSAEYLSLLDQMGGDITKQNAPVLFPTSLYRHIDDAEFEDKVRFLKETIYQITKLFDGNMKSVTWDKKNLDDFLNILERQLENLNSCVSPAMKPERRLKHYFKKLNRKVLRKMNYSAQAWELIRKETKRHLQRLDILAGQMY; encoded by the exons ATGCAGAGCGTGTGTCATTGCTGTGACTGGATCCGACACCACTACGGTCACTTGAGCGCAGAATACCTTTCCCTGCTGGACCAGATG GGAGGAGATATCACAAAGCAGAATGCCCCTGTCCTTTTCCCAACATCACTTTACAGACACATAGATGATGCCGAG TTTGAGGACAAAGTCAGATTCCTGAAAGAGACCATCTATCAAATCACAAAACTGTTTGATGGGAATATGAAATCTGTCACCTGGGACAAGAAAAACCTGGACGATTTCCTCAACATTCTAGAACGCCAATTGGAGAACCTTAATTCCTGT GTATCACCTGCCATGAAACCTGAGAGGAGACTGAAACACTACTTCAAGAAGTTGAATAGGAAGGTTCTGAGAAAAATG AACTACAGTGCACAGGCGTGGGAGCTCATCAGGAAAGAGACGAAACGTCATCTGCAAAGATTGGATATCCTTGCAGGACAGATGTACTGA